A window from Brucella sp. BE17 encodes these proteins:
- the thiS gene encoding sulfur carrier protein ThiS gives MTIILNGERVETAAATLAALIAEIELDKAVVATALNGEFVASDERETTTISNGDRIEVLAPMQGG, from the coding sequence ATGACCATTATTCTCAACGGCGAGAGGGTCGAAACCGCTGCCGCCACTCTCGCAGCCCTCATTGCTGAAATCGAACTCGATAAGGCGGTGGTTGCAACCGCGCTCAATGGTGAGTTCGTCGCAAGCGATGAGCGCGAAACAACCACAATTTCCAATGGCGACCGCATCGAAGTTCTCGCGCCGATGCAGGGAGGCTAA
- a CDS encoding thiamine phosphate synthase gives MVLDPFYPIFDSAEWCERMVPLGIKLVQLRIKDKSDSELRTEIRAARSICAAHDCQLIVNDYWKLAIEEGCDFIHLGQEDLDEADLHTIQNAGLKLGISSHDEAELDRALALKPAYIALGPVYPTILKKMKWHEQGLERVGQWKKAVGGIPLVGIGGMNVERAPGVFEAGADIVSVVTDITLNPDPEARVRQWINVTRPYLR, from the coding sequence ATGGTTCTCGATCCCTTCTATCCGATTTTCGATAGCGCCGAGTGGTGTGAGCGCATGGTGCCGCTCGGCATCAAGCTCGTGCAATTGCGCATAAAAGATAAAAGCGATTCGGAGCTTCGCACTGAAATCCGTGCCGCACGCAGCATTTGTGCGGCGCATGACTGCCAGCTCATTGTCAATGATTATTGGAAACTCGCCATCGAAGAAGGCTGCGATTTCATCCATCTCGGTCAGGAAGATCTGGACGAGGCCGATCTCCACACCATCCAAAACGCCGGTCTGAAACTCGGTATTTCCAGCCACGATGAGGCGGAACTCGATCGCGCATTGGCTCTCAAACCCGCCTATATCGCGCTTGGCCCTGTCTACCCTACCATTTTGAAAAAGATGAAATGGCATGAACAGGGACTGGAGCGCGTTGGTCAATGGAAAAAAGCTGTCGGCGGCATTCCACTCGTGGGTATTGGCGGCATGAATGTGGAACGTGCGCCGGGCGTTTTTGAAGCTGGGGCCGACATCGTTTCCGTTGTCACCGACATCACACTCAATCCCGATCCAGAAGCCCGGGTAAGGCAATGGATCAACGTGACCCGACCTTATTTAAGGTAG
- a CDS encoding thiazole synthase — MLKFYGKTFESRLLLGTAQYPSPAILADSVRASKAGIVTVSLRRESGNERAGQDFWRLIKELDVAVLPNTAGCHTSREAVTTAKMAREVFGTDWIKLEVIGDHDTLQPDPFGLVEAARILCDDGFEVFPYMNDDLVVAEKLIEAGCKVLMPWGAPIGSGRGLNNVYALKTMRAHFPKIPLVVDAGIGVPSHASAAMELGFDAVLINTAVAKAGDPAAMARAFGLAIEAGRLAYEADAIEARDMASPSTPLIGKAFV, encoded by the coding sequence ATGCTGAAATTTTATGGCAAAACATTTGAAAGCCGTCTGCTGCTTGGTACGGCACAATATCCCTCGCCTGCCATTCTGGCTGACAGCGTTCGCGCGTCAAAAGCAGGTATCGTCACTGTGTCGCTCCGACGTGAGAGTGGAAACGAACGTGCGGGGCAAGATTTTTGGCGTCTCATTAAGGAATTGGACGTCGCAGTCCTGCCCAACACCGCCGGCTGCCACACATCGCGTGAGGCTGTGACGACAGCCAAAATGGCGCGTGAGGTCTTTGGCACCGACTGGATCAAGCTTGAAGTCATCGGCGATCACGACACGCTACAACCCGATCCGTTCGGGCTTGTGGAAGCAGCACGCATTCTCTGCGACGATGGCTTTGAGGTCTTTCCCTATATGAACGACGATCTCGTCGTTGCCGAAAAGCTCATCGAAGCAGGCTGCAAGGTGCTGATGCCATGGGGTGCGCCAATCGGTTCCGGGCGCGGGTTGAACAATGTCTACGCGCTCAAAACCATGCGCGCGCATTTTCCAAAAATTCCGCTGGTGGTCGATGCTGGTATCGGCGTGCCGTCGCACGCGAGCGCCGCCATGGAACTGGGTTTTGACGCCGTATTGATCAACACCGCTGTTGCCAAGGCAGGCGATCCGGCTGCCATGGCGCGTGCCTTTGGGCTGGCGATCGAGGCAGGACGCCTTGCCTATGAGGCCGATGCCATCGAGGCGCGCGATATGGCTTCCCCCTCCACGCCGCTGATTGGAAAGGCATTTGTGTAA
- the cueR gene encoding Cu(I)-responsive transcriptional regulator, translating to MNIGEAAKASGISAKMIRHYETIGLIEEAGRTASGYRVYSQKDVETLRFIRRSRDLGFQVNEIRALLALWRDRNRASSDVKQVALTHIKELEAKMHQLQEMADILRHLAHHCHGDDRPDCPIIHSLADNAAEPPARRVARKGELLHGKN from the coding sequence ATGAATATCGGTGAGGCAGCAAAAGCATCCGGCATATCGGCCAAAATGATACGCCATTATGAAACCATCGGCCTCATCGAAGAAGCTGGCCGCACGGCATCAGGCTATCGTGTCTATAGTCAGAAGGATGTCGAGACGCTGCGCTTTATCCGCCGCAGCCGTGATCTCGGTTTTCAGGTCAATGAGATCAGGGCCTTGCTCGCCTTGTGGCGCGACCGCAACCGAGCCTCATCAGACGTCAAGCAAGTGGCGCTTACGCATATAAAGGAACTGGAAGCCAAGATGCACCAGTTACAGGAAATGGCGGATATTCTGCGCCACCTTGCGCATCATTGCCATGGCGACGACCGCCCGGATTGCCCGATCATTCATAGTCTTGCGGATAATGCCGCTGAACCGCCCGCACGTCGCGTTGCGCGCAAGGGTGAATTGCTGCACGGCAAGAACTGA
- a CDS encoding glucose/quinate/shikimate family membrane-bound PQQ-dependent dehydrogenase produces MLVSLTSIVLFLIGLVLGAGGIWLTTLGGESYYYLIAAAGFLLAGFLLMKRNAAALWVYALIILGSLGWAVYEVGFDWWQLGSRGGIIVLLGFWLLTPWIRKPLNGGGLPLTLASVAAVAVAGYALTQDPYDISGDLPTEQVTATPDLGGDVPDGEWHQYGRTPYGQRYSPLAQITPDNVAKLQVAWQYQTGDVKQPQDVSETTYQVTPLKIGDSLYLCTPHNWAIALDAATGKEKWKFDPKVGFNTDRQHQTCRGVSYWKDASATAGEKCAERVYLPTSDARLIALDTATGEICESFADGGSLDLGHGMKYNPEGYYYSTSPPVVSGDKIIVGGAVNDNYSTEQQSGVIRAFDIRTGELIWNWDSGNPDDTAPLAEGQHYTTNSPNSWSVSSADEKLGLIYVPLGNQVPDQLGMGRSEHVEKYSSSIVALDLNTGQVRWVRQTVHHDLWDMDVPAQPVLIDIDGTPALVGPTKQGDLYVLDRRTGEPIIPIREVPAPTGAIPEDHTSPTQPISDLTFSPPPLRERDMWGVTMFDQLACRIKFRQHFYEGRYTPPSLKGTIVYPGNFGVFNWGSVAVDPVRQVMFGMPTYLAFTSRLVPRDQIPPKGEDEKASEQGLNRNEGAPYGVFMGPFVSALGIPCQTPPWGYVTGVDLRTGKIVYKHRNGTVRDMAPVPVPFKVGVPGIGGPMITAGGVAFLGAAVDDYLRAYNLTDGKVLWEARLPAGGQATPMTYTVGDQQFVLMVAGGHGSVGTKPGDYVIAYTLPKN; encoded by the coding sequence TTGCTTGTTTCCCTGACTTCCATCGTTCTGTTCCTGATCGGGCTCGTGCTTGGCGCGGGTGGCATCTGGCTCACCACTCTTGGTGGTGAAAGCTATTATTATCTCATCGCCGCCGCCGGTTTTCTGCTGGCGGGGTTCCTTCTCATGAAACGAAATGCGGCAGCGCTCTGGGTCTATGCGCTGATCATCCTCGGCTCACTCGGCTGGGCGGTTTATGAGGTCGGCTTCGATTGGTGGCAACTGGGCAGCCGCGGCGGCATTATCGTGCTGCTGGGCTTCTGGCTCCTGACGCCGTGGATCCGCAAGCCGCTCAATGGCGGCGGACTTCCGCTGACACTGGCTAGCGTCGCTGCAGTTGCCGTTGCAGGCTATGCACTGACGCAGGACCCTTACGATATTTCGGGCGATCTCCCGACCGAACAGGTCACGGCTACGCCCGATCTGGGCGGCGACGTGCCGGATGGCGAGTGGCATCAATATGGTCGCACACCCTATGGCCAGCGTTATTCTCCGCTGGCCCAGATCACCCCGGACAACGTCGCTAAACTGCAAGTCGCCTGGCAATACCAGACCGGCGATGTGAAACAGCCGCAGGATGTCAGCGAAACCACCTATCAGGTGACGCCACTCAAGATCGGCGATTCGCTTTATTTGTGCACGCCGCATAACTGGGCCATTGCGCTTGATGCGGCAACCGGTAAGGAAAAGTGGAAATTCGACCCCAAGGTTGGCTTTAATACCGACCGCCAGCACCAGACCTGCCGTGGCGTCAGCTACTGGAAGGATGCTAGTGCAACGGCGGGCGAAAAATGTGCCGAACGTGTTTATCTGCCCACCTCCGATGCGCGTCTCATCGCGCTCGATACAGCCACTGGTGAAATCTGTGAGAGTTTCGCCGATGGCGGCAGCCTCGATCTTGGCCATGGCATGAAATATAACCCTGAGGGCTATTATTATTCGACCTCTCCACCAGTCGTTTCCGGCGACAAGATTATCGTGGGTGGCGCCGTCAACGACAATTATTCGACGGAACAACAATCGGGCGTCATCCGCGCCTTCGATATTCGCACGGGTGAATTGATCTGGAATTGGGATTCCGGTAACCCCGACGATACTGCGCCCTTGGCGGAAGGACAGCATTATACGACCAATTCGCCTAACAGCTGGTCGGTCTCCAGTGCCGATGAAAAGCTCGGCCTAATCTATGTGCCTCTCGGTAATCAGGTGCCGGATCAGCTTGGGATGGGCCGCAGCGAGCATGTGGAGAAATATTCCTCTTCCATCGTGGCGCTTGATTTGAATACGGGGCAGGTACGCTGGGTGCGCCAGACGGTGCATCACGATTTGTGGGACATGGATGTGCCTGCCCAGCCGGTGCTCATTGATATCGACGGCACGCCGGCGCTGGTCGGACCGACCAAGCAGGGCGATCTCTATGTGCTGGACCGGCGCACCGGGGAGCCGATCATCCCTATTCGGGAGGTTCCGGCTCCTACCGGCGCGATTCCGGAAGATCACACATCGCCGACGCAACCGATTTCCGATCTTACCTTCAGTCCTCCGCCTTTGCGTGAAAGAGACATGTGGGGCGTGACGATGTTTGACCAGCTCGCCTGCCGGATAAAGTTCCGCCAGCATTTCTATGAAGGCCGCTATACGCCGCCATCGCTCAAGGGCACGATCGTCTATCCCGGCAATTTCGGTGTGTTCAATTGGGGCAGTGTAGCGGTTGATCCGGTACGGCAGGTTATGTTCGGCATGCCGACCTATCTCGCTTTCACCTCGCGACTGGTCCCGCGCGACCAGATACCACCCAAGGGCGAGGATGAAAAAGCCAGCGAACAGGGATTGAACCGCAATGAAGGCGCTCCCTATGGTGTCTTCATGGGACCTTTTGTAAGTGCGCTGGGCATTCCGTGCCAAACACCACCATGGGGGTATGTTACGGGTGTCGATCTGCGCACGGGCAAGATCGTCTACAAGCACCGTAATGGCACGGTCCGCGACATGGCACCGGTGCCGGTGCCGTTTAAGGTCGGTGTGCCGGGGATCGGCGGTCCGATGATCACGGCGGGTGGTGTTGCCTTCCTCGGTGCCGCCGTCGATGATTATTTGCGCGCTTATAATCTGACCGATGGCAAGGTTTTGTGGGAGGCGCGTCTACCCGCCGGTGGGCAGGCCACGCCTATGACCTATACGGTTGGTGACCAGCAGTTTGTGTTGATGGTTGCAGGGGGGCATGGTTCGGTTGGCACCAAGCCGGGCGATTATGTGATCGCCTATACATTACCGAAAAACTGA
- a CDS encoding heavy metal translocating P-type ATPase, which produces MNTSTYPKSLHFAVPVEGMHCASCVSTVEKAVSQVPGVGKVSVNLATEKADVTFKDTPDMPAVVEAIRKAGYDVPSSSVDLAIEGMSCASCVGRVEKALSAVSGVTQANVNLATERAHVELSGQVAISDLVHAVEKAGYEARSLSDDTQPAAPVTQSEKRDAEASELKKSVLLAAILTLPVFILEMGSHLIPAMHMFVMDTLGMQNSWYLQFVLTTLVLFGPGLRFFRKGIPTLLRGSPDMNSLVVVGTLAAWGFSVVATFAPGLLPDGTVNVYFEAAAVIVTLILLGRYLEARAKGRTSAAISRLVGLQAKSARVVRNGETVDVALDDVRAGDIVQVRPGEKVPVDGEVIEGSSFVDEAMITGEPVPVEKAEGANVVGGTINKTGSFSFRATKVGRDMVISQIIRMVEDAQADKLPIQAMVDKVTGWFVPAVLAASLLTFVVWIAVGGTAMIGYALVNAIAVVIIACPCAMGLATPTSIMVGTGRAAELGVLFRRGDALQTLREASIIAVDKTGTLTKGKPALAHFAVTTGFAADDVLAQVAAVEMRSEHPIAEAIVTAAKDKGLKLPDVSEFQSVPGFGLKANVSGHEVAIGADRYMREIGADVSVFSEDASRLGDEGQSPLYAAIDGKLAAIITVADPIKETTPAAISALHDQGLKVVMISGDNRRTAEAIAKKLGIDEVEAEVLPDGKVEVLRKLGADGKKLAFVGDGINDAPALAAADVGIAIGTGTDIAIESADVVLMSGDLRGVVNAIAISKATIRNIGENLFWAFAYNVALIPVAAGILYPLTGTLLSPVLAAGAMALSSIFVLSNALRLRRFKSALA; this is translated from the coding sequence ATGAACACGTCCACCTATCCGAAAAGCCTGCATTTTGCGGTTCCCGTCGAAGGTATGCATTGCGCGTCCTGTGTCTCCACGGTTGAAAAAGCTGTGAGCCAGGTGCCGGGGGTGGGTAAGGTCTCGGTCAATCTTGCCACCGAAAAGGCGGACGTGACATTCAAAGATACGCCCGATATGCCTGCCGTGGTCGAAGCCATTCGCAAGGCCGGGTATGATGTGCCATCATCAAGTGTTGATCTCGCAATCGAGGGCATGAGTTGCGCCTCCTGTGTCGGCCGGGTCGAAAAGGCGCTCAGTGCCGTCTCCGGCGTCACACAGGCAAACGTTAATCTGGCAACCGAACGCGCCCATGTCGAACTTTCGGGTCAGGTTGCAATTTCAGACCTTGTTCACGCTGTCGAAAAAGCGGGCTATGAAGCGCGATCTTTAAGCGATGACACGCAGCCAGCAGCTCCTGTTACGCAAAGCGAAAAGCGCGACGCCGAAGCGAGTGAGCTTAAAAAGAGCGTTTTACTTGCGGCTATCCTGACACTGCCGGTTTTCATTCTGGAAATGGGGTCGCACCTGATTCCGGCCATGCACATGTTTGTCATGGACACGCTGGGCATGCAAAATAGCTGGTATCTGCAATTTGTGCTCACCACTCTGGTGCTGTTTGGGCCGGGCCTGCGCTTTTTCAGGAAGGGTATTCCCACCCTTTTGCGCGGGTCTCCTGATATGAATTCGCTTGTGGTGGTGGGAACGCTCGCCGCATGGGGCTTTTCGGTGGTAGCCACCTTTGCGCCCGGCCTTTTGCCGGACGGCACGGTCAATGTCTATTTCGAAGCCGCAGCCGTTATTGTCACACTCATCCTGCTGGGACGTTATCTTGAAGCGCGCGCCAAGGGTCGCACCAGTGCCGCGATCAGCCGTCTGGTTGGCTTGCAGGCAAAATCAGCGCGTGTTGTTCGCAATGGCGAGACTGTTGATGTAGCGCTGGATGATGTGCGGGCCGGTGACATTGTGCAGGTGCGTCCGGGCGAAAAAGTTCCGGTCGATGGCGAGGTGATCGAAGGTTCGTCCTTTGTCGATGAAGCGATGATCACCGGCGAGCCGGTTCCGGTGGAAAAGGCTGAGGGTGCCAATGTCGTCGGCGGCACGATCAACAAAACGGGCAGTTTTTCCTTCCGCGCCACCAAGGTTGGTCGCGACATGGTGATTTCGCAGATCATTCGCATGGTCGAGGATGCGCAGGCCGACAAACTCCCCATTCAGGCCATGGTCGACAAGGTGACCGGCTGGTTCGTGCCTGCTGTGCTGGCAGCTTCCTTGCTGACATTCGTCGTCTGGATTGCGGTTGGCGGAACCGCCATGATCGGCTATGCACTTGTCAATGCTATCGCCGTGGTCATCATCGCCTGCCCCTGCGCGATGGGTCTTGCAACGCCGACGTCGATCATGGTCGGCACAGGGCGTGCCGCGGAGCTTGGCGTGTTGTTTCGCCGGGGTGATGCGTTGCAGACCTTGCGCGAGGCGAGCATCATCGCGGTCGATAAGACCGGAACGCTGACCAAGGGCAAGCCGGCTCTGGCGCATTTTGCCGTCACGACAGGTTTTGCGGCTGATGACGTGCTGGCTCAGGTGGCAGCGGTTGAAATGCGCTCCGAACATCCGATTGCCGAGGCAATCGTTACCGCAGCAAAAGACAAGGGATTGAAACTGCCTGATGTCTCCGAGTTTCAATCCGTGCCGGGCTTTGGACTCAAAGCAAATGTTTCCGGTCATGAGGTGGCAATCGGTGCGGATCGCTATATGCGCGAGATCGGTGCGGATGTTTCGGTCTTTTCTGAGGATGCCAGCCGACTTGGCGATGAAGGGCAATCACCGCTTTATGCGGCTATCGACGGCAAGCTTGCCGCCATCATCACCGTGGCCGATCCGATCAAGGAAACCACGCCTGCGGCCATTTCTGCGCTGCATGATCAGGGGCTGAAAGTGGTCATGATCAGCGGCGACAATCGACGTACGGCAGAGGCTATTGCAAAAAAACTTGGCATTGATGAAGTTGAGGCGGAAGTTCTTCCCGACGGCAAGGTCGAAGTGCTGAGGAAACTGGGAGCGGACGGCAAGAAACTGGCTTTCGTCGGCGACGGCATCAATGATGCGCCGGCCTTGGCCGCCGCCGATGTCGGCATCGCGATTGGCACCGGTACCGACATCGCTATTGAAAGTGCTGATGTTGTGCTGATGTCGGGTGATTTGCGCGGCGTGGTCAATGCGATTGCCATATCGAAAGCCACCATCCGCAATATCGGCGAGAACCTGTTCTGGGCCTTTGCCTATAATGTGGCGCTGATCCCGGTTGCCGCAGGCATTCTTTACCCGCTGACCGGCACGTTGCTTTCGCCGGTGCTTGCGGCGGGTGCCATGGCGCTTTCGAGTATTTTTGTTTTGTCCAATGCGCTCAGGTTGCGGCGGTTCAAAAGCGCTTTGGCGTGA
- the thiO gene encoding glycine oxidase ThiO, which translates to MRVTIIGAGVAGLACAAEFSDHGHAVTVIAKSTEIGSDSCSWFAGGMLAPWCEGESAEEPVVRLGQEAISWWERHVSTLKRKGTLVISHTRDATELRRFARRTENFETIDETLIGTLEPDLAGRFRQGLFFGDEAHLNPRKTLIELAGGLQAKGVTFHLGTDAKEKDINADIIVDARGLAARDQLQDLRGVKGEMLVVRSPDINFSRPVRLLHPRIPLYIVPRGDGIHMIGATMIESDAQSHISVRSTLEMLSAAYALHPAFGEAEILETGVDARPAFADNLPRVRKRGNTIYVNGLYRHGFLLSPAVARMAVEAATAPEKHPEFLEELA; encoded by the coding sequence ATGCGCGTCACCATTATCGGGGCCGGGGTTGCGGGTCTTGCCTGTGCTGCTGAGTTTAGCGATCACGGCCATGCCGTCACAGTGATCGCCAAAAGCACGGAAATCGGTTCGGACAGTTGTTCGTGGTTTGCGGGCGGCATGCTGGCACCTTGGTGCGAGGGCGAAAGCGCTGAAGAGCCGGTGGTGCGGCTCGGACAGGAGGCAATTTCGTGGTGGGAGCGCCATGTCTCGACGCTCAAGCGTAAGGGAACGCTCGTCATCTCGCATACCCGCGATGCCACCGAATTACGCCGCTTTGCCCGCCGCACGGAAAACTTTGAAACCATCGATGAGACATTGATTGGAACGCTGGAGCCGGACCTTGCAGGACGCTTTCGCCAAGGTCTGTTCTTTGGCGATGAAGCCCACCTCAATCCACGCAAAACCTTGATCGAACTGGCCGGGGGGCTGCAAGCAAAGGGCGTCACTTTCCATCTCGGAACCGATGCCAAAGAAAAAGACATCAACGCCGATATTATTGTCGATGCGCGTGGGCTTGCAGCGCGTGACCAGTTGCAGGACTTGCGTGGGGTGAAGGGCGAAATGCTGGTCGTTCGCTCGCCCGACATCAATTTTTCGCGGCCCGTGCGGCTCCTGCACCCGCGTATTCCGCTCTATATCGTGCCGCGCGGTGACGGCATCCACATGATCGGCGCGACGATGATCGAAAGCGACGCGCAGAGCCACATTTCCGTACGCTCCACGCTTGAAATGCTGAGCGCGGCTTACGCGCTGCATCCGGCCTTTGGTGAGGCGGAAATTCTCGAAACCGGCGTCGATGCCCGCCCGGCCTTTGCCGACAACCTGCCACGCGTGCGCAAGCGCGGCAACACCATCTATGTCAACGGGCTTTACCGGCACGGATTTCTGCTTTCGCCTGCGGTAGCACGCATGGCCGTTGAAGCGGCAACAGCGCCTGAAAAGCACCCCGAATTTCTGGAGGAACTGGCATGA
- a CDS encoding sarcosine oxidase subunit beta family protein translates to MSRFSFASVIKNALSGNKNWAPQWPDAEPKAEYDVIIVGAGGHGLGAAYYLAKEHGITNVAVIEKGWLGGGNTGRNTTIIRSNYLYDESAHLYDHALKLWEGLSQDLNYNVMFSQRGVMMLAHSVHDVQSFKRHIHANRLNGIDNEWLTKEEAKAYCPPLDISSNARYPVVGATLQRRGGVARHDAVAWGYARGATSRGVDIIQNCPVLAIRRDATGRVTGVETPRGFIKAKKVAVSAAGSTSVVMDSAGVRMPLESYPLQALVSEPVKPIFPCVVMSNSVHAYISQSDKGELVIGSGTDQYVSYSQRGGLPLIEHTLAAICEVFPIFTRMRMLRKWGGIVDVTPDRSPIIGKTPVPGLYVNCGWGTGGFKATPGAAHVFAHTIARDEPHAINAPFTLERFATGRLIDEAAAAAVAH, encoded by the coding sequence ATGTCCCGTTTTTCGTTTGCTTCCGTTATCAAGAACGCGCTGTCCGGCAACAAGAACTGGGCACCACAATGGCCAGATGCCGAACCCAAGGCCGAATATGATGTCATTATCGTCGGCGCTGGCGGGCATGGTCTGGGCGCTGCCTATTATCTTGCCAAGGAACACGGCATCACCAATGTCGCGGTGATCGAAAAGGGCTGGCTTGGCGGCGGCAATACCGGGCGCAACACCACCATCATCCGCTCCAATTACCTTTATGATGAAAGCGCGCATCTCTATGACCATGCGCTCAAGCTCTGGGAAGGGCTAAGCCAGGATTTGAATTACAATGTCATGTTTTCGCAGCGCGGCGTGATGATGCTGGCGCATTCGGTGCATGACGTGCAGAGTTTCAAACGCCATATTCATGCCAATCGGCTTAATGGCATCGACAATGAATGGCTGACGAAAGAAGAGGCAAAGGCCTATTGTCCGCCGCTCGATATATCATCCAATGCGCGCTATCCGGTGGTGGGCGCAACGCTTCAGCGACGCGGTGGTGTGGCGCGTCATGATGCGGTGGCCTGGGGCTATGCGCGCGGTGCCACGAGCCGCGGTGTCGATATCATCCAGAACTGCCCGGTTCTGGCGATCCGCCGCGATGCAACCGGACGGGTTACGGGCGTTGAAACGCCGCGCGGTTTCATCAAGGCAAAAAAGGTCGCCGTGTCGGCTGCGGGCAGCACGTCTGTGGTCATGGATAGTGCGGGGGTGCGCATGCCGCTTGAAAGCTATCCGTTGCAGGCGCTGGTTTCGGAGCCGGTCAAGCCGATCTTTCCTTGCGTGGTCATGTCCAACTCGGTTCACGCCTATATCAGCCAGTCCGACAAGGGCGAACTGGTGATCGGATCGGGGACGGATCAATATGTTTCTTATAGCCAGCGCGGCGGCCTGCCACTGATCGAGCATACGCTGGCGGCGATCTGCGAAGTATTTCCGATTTTCACGCGCATGCGCATGTTGCGCAAATGGGGCGGCATCGTCGATGTCACGCCCGATCGCTCGCCGATCATCGGCAAGACGCCAGTGCCAGGGCTTTATGTCAATTGCGGCTGGGGTACGGGTGGTTTCAAGGCAACGCCGGGTGCTGCGCATGTCTTTGCCCACACGATTGCCCGCGACGAGCCGCACGCAATCAACGCGCCGTTTACGCTTGAACGCTTTGCCACGGGCCGCCTGATCGATGAAGCGGCTGCGGCGGCTGTCGCGCATTAA
- a CDS encoding sarcosine oxidase subunit delta, with amino-acid sequence MLLIRCPYCEMERPELEFAYAGEAHIARPTDPSALSDDEWRDFLFTRSNPRGTHYERWRHINGCGRFFNAVRDTVSDKFTATYQAGEAKPTLTEKPVGETKE; translated from the coding sequence ATGTTGCTGATCCGTTGCCCTTATTGCGAGATGGAACGCCCGGAACTCGAATTCGCCTATGCGGGGGAAGCGCATATTGCGCGACCAACTGATCCTTCCGCCCTTTCAGATGATGAATGGCGCGATTTTTTGTTTACGCGCTCCAATCCGCGAGGCACCCATTATGAGCGCTGGCGGCATATCAACGGCTGCGGTCGGTTTTTCAATGCAGTGCGCGACACGGTGAGCGACAAGTTTACCGCTACCTACCAGGCCGGTGAAGCCAAGCCTACTCTGACGGAAAAGCCTGTTGGGGAGACGAAGGAATGA
- the thiD gene encoding bifunctional hydroxymethylpyrimidine kinase/phosphomethylpyrimidine kinase, with translation MDFRQNLSRTSTIPICLTIAGSDSGGGAGIQADLKTFSALGTYGASVITAITAQNTLAVTAVHDVPADIVSAQMKAVLDDLDVAAIKIGMVSVPATIQAIAEGLNRFSGSVVLDPVMVAKSGDRLLSEAAISTLREKLIPLATVLTPNRPEAACLLDVSLAINDDEAEAQGFALLGLGASAVLMKGGHAEGDTCTDLLIRDGQPTLRLEAPRIATKNTHGTGCTLSSAIAAGLAKGLPLDEALRDAHDYLHQAILAADHLQVGSGHGPVQHFHNLWEHA, from the coding sequence ATGGACTTTAGACAAAACCTCTCCCGAACATCGACAATACCGATATGCTTGACTATTGCCGGTTCGGATTCGGGCGGCGGTGCGGGCATTCAGGCCGATCTCAAGACATTTTCAGCGCTTGGCACCTATGGCGCAAGCGTGATTACCGCTATCACCGCGCAGAACACCCTTGCCGTAACCGCCGTTCACGATGTACCTGCCGATATCGTCAGCGCCCAGATGAAGGCCGTACTGGACGATCTTGACGTCGCAGCCATCAAGATCGGGATGGTGTCAGTCCCTGCCACTATTCAAGCGATTGCCGAGGGCTTGAACCGCTTTTCCGGTTCAGTCGTGCTTGACCCGGTGATGGTTGCAAAATCTGGCGACCGGCTATTGAGCGAAGCCGCGATTTCGACCTTACGCGAAAAACTGATCCCACTTGCAACCGTGCTTACGCCCAACAGGCCGGAGGCCGCCTGTCTGCTTGATGTGAGCCTTGCCATCAATGACGACGAGGCGGAGGCGCAGGGCTTTGCCCTGCTCGGTCTTGGCGCGAGCGCCGTGCTCATGAAAGGCGGACATGCGGAAGGCGACACCTGCACCGATCTGCTGATCCGCGACGGTCAGCCCACGCTGCGGCTCGAAGCGCCGCGCATCGCCACCAAAAACACGCATGGCACCGGCTGCACGCTATCCTCAGCCATCGCGGCCGGATTGGCCAAGGGGCTACCGCTCGATGAGGCTTTACGTGACGCACACGACTATCTGCACCAGGCCATTCTTGCCGCCGATCATTTGCAGGTCGGTTCCGGTCACGGGCCGGTGCAGCATTTTCACAATCTCTGGGAGCACGCATGA